TAGTAGTAGGAGACAAGGGCGCGTTGTCCCGGATGCTCATGTGTACACATCTTACCATTGTAGAGATCTTCCATTAAGTGCTGACTACACTTGGTAGGTAGATTTGATCTTCGGTGAAGTAGGTTTGCTTCAACGGCTTAGCGAGAACACGAGTATCACTAGAAATAAATCGGGATGCGGTTCCAGTTTGGCGACACCACTTAGCTCAACCGGACACTTATCCGCTATGCTGAGTATTCTTGTGATGAAACTGCCGAAGAAGAACTCTGTCATCGCTGTAAAGAGCGTAACTAGATTATTCATTCGATgcctttttaaattattgtgcTTAGTTGTAACTGAGTGCCGGAAAATAAAGATACAAGTGGCTTGCAAATTCAATAAACAGCTGTAGTGCAGTACTTTTGCCCTGCTATCGATAAATTGATAGTTTAAATCGGCTACAGCCTCGAGGGGCCGCCTGCTATCGATAACAAAGTAACAGATAgttgaaaatgtaatattttaataaataatagatttaatttaaatttaacctgaaaaattatattgtattacaattttttaataagaattgtagttccaatttaaagaaataaattattatttttttctcagTAAATTCGAGGAAGCTATGGAGATTTCTACACATGGCGGCAGTCTACCACTGCTTTCCGTGGCTAGGTAAGAATtattaatgaatgaattaatttaataattcctTATTAAAACCAAACAACCATAACAGATTGTATATAAACCATTTGTTGACGCTCAAAAAATACGAAGACGCTGCTAAATTGTGTCTCTGTGTGCTGGGTAATAACAAAGCCCTGTGGCAGGAAGAGGTATACAAGTTTGTCGAGTGCCAGCAACTACGCTGCGTTAGTGCTTACTTACCCACATCGGAGGATTGCAAGCTGGATCCACAAATCTATGAAATGGTTCTCTATGAGTTTCTCAAGCTGGACGTAAATGGATTTCTCAATTTAATCAAGGAGTGGCCACCAAAACTGTATAATGGCATGGCCGTAATTAATGCCATACGCAATAACTTCAGAAAACAGAATGCCAATGAGTTATTTGAGGCGTTGGCACTGTTGTATTCCTACCAAGGCAATTATGAAAGCGCATTGCGCATGTATTTAAAGTAAGTCTttacttttacaatttatatatatattttccaaggagtactaaattatttttacagATTGCAGAATAAAGTTGTATTTGAGCTAATACGACGATTTGAGCTCTACGACGTCATTTCTCAACTTATCATTCCACTCATTCAGTTAGATCGCGAACGTGCCTTTAAGATATTACTcgataaaagtaaaattaagCCCGACGTTGTTGTACATCAGTTGGAGCAAAACCAAGAATACCTTTACTGGgtaaatgataaatattaaTCCATTTAGACCTATTCCCAACTAACTATTTTCATTATTCACGCAGTATTTGGATGGTCTAGAAAAGACTGAGAGTCATGGTGCGTTCCATGAAAAACTTGTTGGACTCTATGCGAAATATGATCGTTCAAAGCTGTTGCCCTTTTTGCGTCATCCCTTATCTAATTACACTATACAAGAAGCGCTAGCAatttgcaaaagcaaaggtTTCCATCCAGAAATGGTCTATTTGCTGGGTCGCATGGGAAATGATGTCGaagctttaaatattattatacatagcGTAAATCTTGATTGATACCTGATAGATCTGTCTATTGAAATGATTGTACTTTTAGATAAAAGACATTGAAATGGCCATTGAGTTATGCAAGGAGCGCAACGACGATGATCTTTGGAACAAACTCATCGATGAGTCTAGTAACCAAGGTGAAATGGTAACCAAGGTTCTGGATGGAATAGTGGGTATGTAGAATTATTGACCAATACTGTATAGCGagctaattaatttcattCGTAGACTACGTGAATCCGGAGTTGGTGGTCAGCAAGATCAAATTGGGACAGAATATACCTAATCTGCAGCAATCGCTCACAAAAATGCTGTGGCATTATAGACTAAAGAAGGATTTTATGGATCTGGCTCACGAGATGCAATTGACAGACTATTTCGACACTCATGTGGTTACGATGCAGAAACGTGGTCGGAATGTCTCCGATGATCAAGTGTGTCCATCCTGTTCCTGCACCCTTATTGTTAGTGACTCTACTCCGAACAATGGACTGACCATATTCAATTGTGGCCACATTTATCATGAAACTTGTCTCACAGATTCTCGTTGTGGTGTATTGGGATGCTATTCTTGAAAATTGTTAGACGCCAATTTGTAAGTCTAAATGTGGTTTTGTACCAGAAGTATCAGGGTAttataagataaaaaaaagcGTGAAGGATAAGCAAAAATTGTTCAGAAAGAATCTTGCTAATACCATAAATCGTTGGTACAAATAGGCAATAGTCTCTTCAATGCCTGGGATACTCGACCTATACTAATTAACATAAAAGCATTACTTTTGAATATATGAAAACCTAGTATGCAAACTTCAGCGttgacatattttttaaaattgtcatgcaattcatttattaGCCTTAACCTTTGCTTGTatgagtatttattttttataattagttAAAGCGCTGTAATTATTGTGTCGACTATAATTCAGTGGTCTCGTTTCGAATTAGCGCGCCAAATTTAGTGGTATCGGTACCAAATGCCTACTTTACATCGATAGCTGGTGGAAAGCCAAGTAAATGTATTGGTCATCGATTCTTATCGCAActtgataaataaaaacacatgcAAGTTGTTTAATAGAAACTTACAATAACATATGCATGACATATTGGCAATTGTTTCTTATTACAATTGTTTctgtgtttattttctttcattcacCCCAATACAATCTTGCAAACGGTAGTCAAATGCACTTAGGCCTCTGTCTCAGACTGAAGCTTAGCCACATAGGCGGCCTTGTGGGCAGCAACCTTGGTCTTGCGCTCCTCATTCGTGAGTTTCTTGGCGTTCCACCTCTTCTTGGTAGGAGCTGCCTTCTTTGCAGCAGCCTTCTTCGGGGTTGGATCGTTGCGGATGGCCTGGTGGGCTTTCTTGTAGATATCCTCAACCTgcaaagtgaaatgaaatagattaataaaaacaatactatTTGAGGAATATGAATTTAGTGATGTGCAACCATAAACAGGAAAATCAGCTCATTGGGAAGAGGTGAAATACGAACACAGGTTTGCATTTACTGTGGTCCACTTTTGGCACAGCCAGCGTTGTGGGTTACAAAACGCAGCGGTAA
This DNA window, taken from Drosophila nasuta strain 15112-1781.00 chromosome 2L, ASM2355853v1, whole genome shotgun sequence, encodes the following:
- the LOC132787919 gene encoding vacuolar protein sorting-associated protein 41 homolog, whose product is MADILPPNNTDSGSDEEEVERKFDYHRIGKDLRNILNTDEVTCSAVHSKFLIFGTFRGRVYLVDHQGNSVESNLSTGDRHTRSVAVNHIDVDARGEYVVTCSDDGRVNITSLFSCEINDTLSYDKFIKAIALDPEDKSGVRRFIVGDDKLTLYEPSLLHRLRPRELCAVEGSVLSISWQGNFVAWASHLGVGVYDLREKCSLGLMKWEGQAHLENFRCHLRWSNPTTLLIGWVDTISIREIRKRNAIEASSSNLPGYVVNTVSTFQTSFYICGLAPLAANQLVVLGYRKERSANYKALRPVLCVIEYKMNTCEEVCTDSLTLRGFEEYTVNDYSLGSIIEENRYFIIAPKDIVVASLIETDDRVEWLIKHNKFEEAMEISTHGGSLPLLSVARLYINHLLTLKKYEDAAKLCLCVLGNNKALWQEEVYKFVECQQLRCVSAYLPTSEDCKLDPQIYEMVLYEFLKLDVNGFLNLIKEWPPKLYNGMAVINAIRNNFRKQNANELFEALALLYSYQGNYESALRMYLKLQNKVVFELIRRFELYDVISQLIIPLIQLDRERAFKILLDKSKIKPDVVVHQLEQNQEYLYWYLDGLEKTESHGAFHEKLVGLYAKYDRSKLLPFLRHPLSNYTIQEALAICKSKGFHPEMVYLLGRMGNDVEALNIIIHSIKDIEMAIELCKERNDDDLWNKLIDESSNQGEMVTKVLDGIVDYVNPELVVSKIKLGQNIPNLQQSLTKMLWHYRLKKDFMDLAHEMQLTDYFDTHVVTMQKRGRNVSDDQVCPSCSCTLIVSDSTPNNGLTIFNCGHIYHETCLTDSRCGVLGCYS